The DNA segment CCAGACCGCCTTGCCGGTGTCGGTGGGGCGGTGGCCGCAGGAAGAGCTGAGGGTGCGCAGCAGGACGAGCCCGCGGCCGTGCTCGGACCAGGGGTCCGGCTCCTCGACGTGGCCCGGGAGGCCCAGCGAGCCGGGCGGGGAGGGGTCGCGGTCGTGCACCTCGACCTGGCAGGTTCCCGGCAGCATCGCGACGACCAGCTCTATCGGGCCCTCGGCCGCGGTGTGCTCCACGGCGTTGGCGACCAGTTCCGCGGTGAGGAGTTCCGCGGTCTCGCACTCGGGGGTGTGGTCGAACTCCGCCAGGGCCGAGCGCACCACCGCACGCGCCATGGGCACGGCGGCCGTGGTGCGCGGCAGCGCTATGCGCCAGGGGACCTGGGCGGGAGGTATGAACACGGTGTCATCCAGTCCGGGGAGCAGGTGGCCTGCTTTCAACCTTTTGAATGGTACGTGGCGTATGGGCGAACGCTCCCTGCGGGCCCACTTTGACCACTGTGACCTGGGTTTTTCGTCGGCAGTCTCCGGTTCGGGCGGCTTCCGGTGCACCTCTTCGTGCCCATCCGGTGCCCCTCGCGCGCGGGTGAGGTGCCGGTCGCGTGAGCGTCACCCTGCCCAGGCTACCGCGCTATCGCGTGCTCGTGACGGGAGTC comes from the Streptomyces sp. TS71-3 genome and includes:
- a CDS encoding ATP-binding protein; its protein translation is MFIPPAQVPWRIALPRTTAAVPMARAVVRSALAEFDHTPECETAELLTAELVANAVEHTAAEGPIELVVAMLPGTCQVEVHDRDPSPPGSLGLPGHVEEPDPWSEHGRGLVLLRTLSSSCGHRPTDTGKAVWFTLACGVPRQQQRHPA